The following proteins are co-located in the Pseudoalteromonas sp. N1230-9 genome:
- a CDS encoding PrkA family serine protein kinase, which translates to MSIFEHYQSRYEAAQEEEYSIEEFLEICKKDKSAYASAPERLLMAIGEPEIIDTSTDARLSRLFSNRVVARYPAFHDFYGMEDAIEQIVAYLKHAAQGLEECKQVLYLLGPVGGGKSSIAEKLKYLMQQVPIYSIKGSPVNDHPLALFDPNEDAELLEKEYGIKPRYLKTVMSPWAAKRLSEFNGDISQFRVVKRYPSILNQVAIAKTEPGDENNQDISALVGKVDIRQLEHFAQNDPDAYAYSGALCLANQGLMEFVEMFKAPIKVLHPLLTATQEGNYNGTEGISALPFNGMILAHSNESEWQTFKNNKNNEAFLDRVYIVKVPYCLRVSEEVKIYNKLLENSELHDAPCAPGTLKTLAQFTTLSRMKEPENSSIYSKMRVYDGESLKDTDPKAKSYQEYRDYAGVDEGMTGLSTRFAFKILSRVFNFDTTEVAANPVHLFYVLEQQIEREQFTADVEERYLSHLKGYLIPQYVEFIGKELQTAYLESYSEYGQNIFDRYVTYADFWIQDQEYRDPDTGQLFDRAALNAELEKIEKPAGISNPKDFRNEIVNFVLRARAHNQGKNPLWTSYEKLRTVIEKKMFSNTEDLLPVISFNAKTSAEDQKKHEDFVNRMVEKGYTQKQVRLLSEWYLRVRKSQ; encoded by the coding sequence ATGAGTATTTTTGAGCATTACCAATCACGATACGAAGCAGCGCAAGAAGAAGAATACAGTATTGAGGAATTTCTCGAGATCTGTAAAAAGGATAAATCAGCTTATGCCAGCGCGCCTGAGCGGCTTTTAATGGCCATCGGTGAGCCTGAAATTATCGATACATCAACCGATGCGCGCTTAAGCAGGCTGTTTTCAAATCGCGTTGTTGCACGCTACCCTGCCTTCCACGATTTTTATGGGATGGAAGATGCAATAGAGCAAATCGTTGCGTACTTAAAACACGCAGCTCAGGGTTTAGAAGAGTGCAAGCAAGTTCTCTATCTACTTGGTCCGGTGGGTGGTGGTAAATCATCAATCGCTGAAAAGCTTAAATACTTGATGCAGCAGGTGCCTATTTATTCAATTAAAGGCTCGCCTGTTAACGATCACCCTCTGGCATTATTTGACCCAAATGAAGACGCTGAGCTTTTAGAAAAAGAATACGGTATTAAACCGCGTTATTTAAAAACAGTGATGTCACCATGGGCTGCAAAACGTTTAAGCGAATTTAACGGTGACATTAGCCAATTTAGAGTGGTTAAGCGCTACCCATCCATTTTAAACCAAGTCGCAATTGCTAAAACAGAGCCCGGCGATGAAAACAATCAAGACATCTCAGCACTCGTTGGTAAAGTCGATATTCGCCAACTTGAACACTTTGCACAAAATGACCCCGATGCATATGCCTACTCGGGTGCGCTTTGTTTAGCAAACCAAGGCTTAATGGAGTTTGTGGAAATGTTTAAAGCGCCCATCAAGGTGCTACACCCACTGCTTACTGCAACGCAAGAAGGTAACTATAATGGGACTGAAGGTATCAGTGCCTTACCGTTTAACGGCATGATTTTAGCTCACTCAAATGAATCTGAGTGGCAAACATTCAAAAACAATAAAAACAATGAAGCATTCCTAGACCGTGTTTACATCGTCAAAGTACCTTATTGTTTACGTGTTTCTGAAGAGGTTAAAATTTATAATAAACTGCTTGAAAACAGTGAATTACACGATGCACCATGCGCACCTGGTACATTAAAAACACTGGCGCAATTTACCACGCTTTCGCGAATGAAAGAGCCTGAAAACTCAAGTATTTATTCAAAAATGCGGGTATATGATGGCGAAAGCTTAAAAGACACCGATCCGAAAGCTAAGTCGTATCAAGAGTACCGCGACTATGCCGGTGTTGACGAGGGCATGACAGGGCTTTCTACCCGCTTTGCGTTTAAGATTCTATCGCGGGTATTTAACTTTGATACGACAGAAGTGGCTGCAAACCCTGTACATCTATTTTATGTACTTGAACAGCAAATTGAGCGTGAGCAATTTACTGCCGATGTTGAAGAACGTTATTTAAGCCACTTAAAAGGCTACCTTATTCCACAATACGTTGAGTTTATTGGCAAAGAGTTACAAACGGCCTATTTAGAGTCTTACTCTGAATACGGGCAAAACATCTTTGACCGCTATGTCACTTATGCAGATTTTTGGATCCAAGATCAAGAATACCGTGACCCAGATACCGGCCAGCTATTTGATCGCGCTGCACTTAACGCAGAGCTTGAGAAGATTGAAAAACCTGCGGGTATTTCAAATCCGAAAGACTTTAGAAATGAAATAGTCAATTTCGTACTGCGTGCTCGTGCACACAATCAAGGCAAGAATCCGCTTTGGACCAGTTACGAAAAACTTCGCACGGTTATTGAAAAGAAAATGTTCTCAAATACCGAAGATCTCCTACCGGTTATTTCCTTCAATGCGAAAACTTCGGCTGAAGATCAGAAAAAACACGAAGACTTTGTCAATCGTATGGTTGAGAAAGGCTATACCCAAAAACAAGTACGTTTACTTTCTGAATGGTATTTACGCGTTAGAAAATCGCAGTAA
- a CDS encoding ABC transporter permease: protein MFEIKPIFNALCRSKVGAVLLLIQIAITTAIVSNAAFIIQDRISYLSQETGYPEEDILVFHVMMFGQDVSLSQQYELDEAMLRQIPGVVDAAYSSNTPLSGSGSSSDFSLKPAPEESKSARTSYMFIDEHGINTYGVKLIAGRNYTEDEVIVTDNYDELSKVTVVTKTLLDELFPDGNGLGQTIYFGDIPMKIIGVIDLMKGPWLKDSRPDNVALLPFIKAGSNARFVVRTEPGQRQSVMNRVEEAMLKNYNKRVISRIRGLDEDKEQYMAEDTLMMRMLIVLITILVLVTALGIFGLTLFNISKRTKQIGTRRALGARKSAIISYFLVENAMICSVGLVIGIIAAVYLGQLLMQHFSIAQLEISYVLGTALCVFVMSLLAVLAPAKRAANISPSIATRTI, encoded by the coding sequence ATGTTTGAAATTAAACCTATTTTTAACGCCTTATGCCGCTCAAAGGTTGGCGCAGTCTTATTACTTATACAAATTGCCATTACCACAGCAATTGTCAGTAATGCTGCATTTATTATCCAAGACAGAATTAGCTATTTAAGCCAAGAAACCGGCTACCCTGAAGAAGATATCTTGGTATTTCATGTAATGATGTTTGGTCAAGACGTATCACTGTCTCAACAGTATGAACTTGATGAAGCCATGCTTCGCCAAATACCTGGCGTAGTCGATGCTGCGTATTCAAGTAATACACCGCTTTCAGGCAGTGGCTCATCGTCTGACTTTAGCTTGAAGCCAGCGCCTGAAGAGAGTAAATCAGCCCGTACTTCTTACATGTTTATCGATGAACATGGCATCAATACTTATGGTGTGAAACTCATTGCTGGGCGCAACTACACCGAAGACGAAGTGATTGTCACTGACAATTACGATGAGCTTTCAAAAGTAACCGTTGTCACTAAAACTCTACTCGATGAGCTGTTCCCTGATGGCAACGGCCTAGGGCAAACCATTTATTTCGGTGATATCCCAATGAAAATCATCGGCGTGATTGATTTAATGAAAGGCCCATGGCTTAAAGATAGTCGCCCTGATAATGTCGCATTGCTCCCTTTTATTAAAGCCGGTAGTAATGCACGATTTGTAGTAAGAACTGAACCAGGTCAACGTCAATCTGTAATGAACCGAGTTGAAGAGGCTATGTTAAAAAACTACAACAAACGTGTTATTTCTCGCATTCGTGGCCTTGATGAAGACAAAGAGCAATATATGGCAGAAGATACATTAATGATGCGTATGCTGATTGTACTTATTACTATCTTAGTCTTGGTGACTGCCCTGGGTATTTTTGGCCTGACGCTGTTCAATATTAGCAAGCGTACAAAACAAATCGGTACTCGCCGTGCATTAGGTGCAAGAAAATCTGCCATCATCAGCTACTTCTTAGTTGAAAACGCCATGATTTGTAGTGTTGGTTTAGTCATTGGCATCATTGCTGCTGTTTATTTAGGGCAGCTACTTATGCAGCATTTTTCTATTGCACAACTAGAGATTAGTTATGTACTTGGTACTGCTTTGTGTGTGTTTGTTATGAGCTTATTGGCTGTACTTGCTCCAGCAAAACGTGCGGCGAACATCTCACCTAGCATTGCAACCCGAACAATTTAG
- a CDS encoding YeaH/YhbH family protein → MAHFIDRRLNGKNKSTLNRQRFIRRYKKQIKEAVSDAINKRSVTDTTSGESISIPQRDISEPIFHQGRGGDREQIHPGNDQFSTGDKIKRPQGGGQGGGSGEGEASDSGEGQDDFVFSISKDEYLDLLFEDLELPNLQQNQLDKLVQMKTHRAGFCNDGMPSNIDIVRSLQGSLARRVAMTAGKKRHLAELEGQLALLQAEEEPDKAAIALLERQIEELQSRIKAVPFIDNYDLRFRNYEKRPHPTSKAVMFCLMDVSGSMDQATKDMAKRFYILLYQFLTRSYKNIEVVYIRHHTQAKEVDEQEFFYSQETGGTIVSSALKLMNEIIAERYNPEEWNIYAAQASDGDNWADDSPNCGEILRNKLLKAVRYYAYIEITARAHQSLWREYQSIAQTHDNFAMQHIRGVEDIYPIFRELFKKNRQQQGAA, encoded by the coding sequence ATGGCGCATTTTATTGACCGACGCCTGAATGGAAAAAACAAAAGTACCTTGAATCGTCAACGGTTCATCAGGCGTTATAAAAAACAAATTAAAGAAGCGGTATCTGATGCCATTAATAAGCGCAGCGTAACCGATACCACCAGCGGCGAGAGTATCTCTATTCCGCAACGTGATATCAGTGAGCCTATTTTTCATCAAGGACGTGGTGGCGACCGTGAGCAGATCCACCCAGGTAATGACCAATTTTCTACGGGCGACAAAATCAAGCGCCCGCAAGGAGGCGGTCAAGGGGGTGGTAGCGGCGAAGGTGAAGCCAGTGACTCTGGTGAAGGACAAGACGACTTTGTATTTTCTATTTCAAAAGATGAATACTTAGATTTATTGTTCGAAGATCTTGAACTACCTAACCTGCAACAAAATCAGCTCGATAAACTGGTGCAGATGAAAACCCATCGTGCTGGTTTTTGTAACGACGGCATGCCCAGCAATATTGATATTGTTCGTTCACTGCAGGGTTCACTTGCTCGCAGAGTAGCAATGACCGCTGGCAAAAAACGTCATCTTGCTGAGCTTGAGGGTCAGTTAGCCTTGTTACAAGCTGAAGAAGAGCCAGATAAGGCCGCAATTGCTTTACTTGAACGGCAAATCGAGGAGCTACAAAGTCGCATTAAAGCAGTGCCCTTTATTGATAATTACGACTTACGTTTTCGTAACTATGAAAAACGACCCCACCCTACAAGCAAAGCCGTGATGTTTTGTTTAATGGATGTGTCAGGCTCAATGGATCAAGCTACTAAAGACATGGCGAAACGCTTTTATATTTTGCTGTATCAATTTTTAACCCGTAGCTACAAAAATATAGAGGTTGTCTATATTCGTCATCATACCCAAGCTAAAGAGGTGGATGAACAGGAGTTTTTCTATTCTCAAGAAACCGGTGGCACCATAGTATCGAGTGCATTAAAACTGATGAACGAAATCATTGCTGAACGCTATAACCCTGAGGAATGGAACATTTACGCAGCACAAGCCTCTGATGGTGACAATTGGGCAGACGACTCGCCAAATTGTGGCGAAATTTTACGTAATAAACTGTTAAAGGCGGTGCGCTATTACGCCTATATCGAAATTACCGCCCGTGCTCATCAAAGTTTATGGCGTGAGTATCAATCTATAGCGCAAACCCACGACAATTTTGCAATGCAACATATCCGTGGCGTTGAGGACATTTACCCTATTTTCCGTGAATTATTTAAAAAGAATCGTCAGCAGCAAGGCGCCGCATAG
- a CDS encoding Grx4 family monothiol glutaredoxin — METIDKIKQQISENPILLYMKGSPKLPNCGFSSQASQALMSCGEPFAYVDILLNPDIRAELPAYANWPTFPQLWVEGELIGGCDIIIEMFQRGELQPLIAETAAKYKEEDAE, encoded by the coding sequence ATGGAAACCATCGATAAAATTAAACAGCAAATTTCTGAAAATCCAATCCTTTTGTATATGAAAGGATCACCAAAATTACCTAACTGTGGTTTTTCTTCTCAAGCATCACAAGCATTAATGTCGTGTGGTGAACCGTTTGCTTACGTCGACATCTTACTAAACCCTGATATCCGTGCAGAGTTACCTGCATACGCTAACTGGCCAACCTTCCCACAGCTTTGGGTTGAAGGTGAGCTTATCGGTGGTTGTGATATTATCATTGAGATGTTTCAGCGTGGTGAATTACAACCACTGATTGCAGAAACTGCTGCAAAGTACAAAGAAGAAGACGCTGAATAA
- a CDS encoding ABC transporter permease has product MFLHYLDLSWRSFKRTPLVSFLMVLAIAIGIGVTMTSLSVYHMMSADPIPEKSSQLYSVQLQIMDDGSTWWTKDNLPLQLTYQDAVNLNKADAGGKRVTMVRTGFSVYLDSDKIKPFIGQARLTTPDFFDMFNLSFLYGGVWSEQQEANAAPVVVISKELNDKLFAGENSIGKIIYLDDASYEVVGVIDDWDITTKYYDLNNGSFNKTEQLFLPFSLMKARQLENWGNTNGWKHEKTNTFNDKLNSELVWLQFWVELKTPEEKQAYQDFLMAYMQEQQKLGRFNREQLEAKLRDVNEWMQYNNVVSEDNEILVGLSFMFLAVCLANILGLLLAKFLRRASEVGVRRALGASKRQIFYQHIVEVAMLGFLGGIFGIILAQVGLLGVRQSYTYYKSLATMDLSMLLSAPVIAISTCVIAGLYPAWLVCKTNPAIYLKSQ; this is encoded by the coding sequence ATGTTCCTTCATTATTTAGATTTAAGCTGGCGTAGCTTTAAGCGCACGCCATTAGTGAGCTTTTTAATGGTGCTAGCCATTGCTATTGGTATTGGTGTCACGATGACAAGCCTATCTGTTTATCACATGATGTCGGCGGATCCGATCCCTGAAAAAAGCAGCCAACTTTACAGCGTACAGCTTCAAATTATGGATGATGGCAGCACTTGGTGGACTAAGGACAACCTACCCTTACAATTGACCTACCAAGACGCTGTGAATTTGAATAAAGCGGATGCAGGTGGCAAACGTGTCACTATGGTACGCACTGGCTTTTCGGTTTATTTAGACTCAGACAAAATAAAACCTTTTATTGGCCAAGCTCGCCTCACTACACCTGACTTTTTCGATATGTTTAATTTGTCATTTCTATATGGAGGTGTTTGGAGCGAGCAACAAGAGGCAAATGCTGCACCCGTTGTCGTGATCAGCAAAGAACTGAATGACAAATTATTTGCTGGCGAAAATTCGATTGGAAAAATTATCTACCTTGACGATGCCAGTTACGAGGTGGTGGGTGTTATTGATGATTGGGATATTACAACTAAGTATTACGATTTAAATAACGGCTCATTCAATAAAACAGAGCAACTATTCCTCCCTTTTAGCCTTATGAAAGCGCGTCAGCTAGAAAACTGGGGTAACACAAATGGATGGAAACACGAAAAAACCAATACATTCAACGATAAGTTAAATTCAGAGTTAGTGTGGCTACAATTTTGGGTTGAACTTAAAACGCCTGAGGAAAAACAGGCTTACCAAGATTTCTTGATGGCTTACATGCAAGAACAACAAAAGCTAGGTCGCTTCAATCGTGAGCAACTAGAGGCCAAACTACGGGACGTGAATGAGTGGATGCAGTACAACAATGTAGTCAGTGAAGATAATGAGATTCTTGTTGGTCTTAGCTTTATGTTTTTGGCTGTATGCCTTGCGAACATTCTTGGTTTACTGCTTGCTAAATTTTTACGAAGAGCTTCTGAGGTGGGTGTACGAAGAGCCCTTGGCGCGAGTAAACGACAAATTTTTTACCAGCACATCGTCGAAGTAGCCATGCTAGGGTTTTTAGGCGGCATTTTTGGGATCATTCTTGCTCAAGTTGGCCTTTTAGGTGTGCGCCAAAGTTATACCTATTATAAAAGCCTAGCAACCATGGATTTAAGCATGCTCTTGAGTGCTCCTGTTATAGCCATTAGTACTTGTGTTATTGCTGGACTTTACCCTGCTTGGCTGGTGTGCAAAACCAACCCTGCTATTTACCTGAAGAGCCAATAA
- a CDS encoding ABC transporter ATP-binding protein: protein MLKMNNINKVYQTEMVQTHALRDFNLQVDEGEFIAVTGPSGSGKTTFLNIAGMLEPFNEGQYLLDGIDVGKLNDNQRADLRNQKIGFIFQGFNLIPDLNLYENIEVPLRYRGIKAAERKRRIEQCLEQVGLASRAKHLPQQLSGGQQQRVAIARALAGEPRFLLADEPTGNLDSLMARQVMELLEQINRDGATIVMVTHDPELARRAPRNIQVVDGQLADLTLYQGTQNLKAAGV, encoded by the coding sequence ATGCTTAAAATGAATAACATCAATAAAGTGTATCAAACTGAAATGGTACAAACTCATGCACTTCGTGATTTTAACCTACAAGTAGATGAGGGTGAATTTATTGCAGTGACAGGCCCAAGCGGCTCAGGTAAAACCACTTTTTTAAACATTGCAGGAATGCTAGAGCCATTTAATGAGGGCCAATATCTATTAGACGGTATTGATGTCGGTAAACTCAATGACAATCAGCGTGCCGACCTTCGTAATCAAAAAATAGGTTTTATTTTCCAAGGTTTCAACCTCATCCCTGACTTGAACCTATACGAAAATATTGAAGTACCACTTCGTTACCGTGGAATTAAAGCTGCCGAGCGTAAACGTCGAATTGAGCAATGTTTAGAGCAAGTTGGTCTAGCATCACGTGCTAAACATCTCCCTCAACAGCTATCTGGCGGACAACAGCAACGTGTAGCTATTGCTAGAGCCCTTGCTGGTGAACCTCGTTTTTTACTTGCCGATGAGCCAACGGGTAACCTTGATAGCTTAATGGCTCGCCAAGTAATGGAATTGCTTGAACAAATAAATCGTGATGGCGCAACTATTGTGATGGTTACTCACGATCCTGAACTTGCTCGCAGAGCACCTCGAAACATTCAGGTCGTTGATGGTCAACTCGCAGACCTAACCTTGTATCAAGGCACTCAAAACTTAAAAGCTGCAGGGGTGTAG
- a CDS encoding sigma-54-dependent transcriptional regulator: MEKILIVDDNPAILDALSLLLEIHNFEVVTASNPFEATQAVQYQRIALVIQDMNFTADTTSGEEGKELFYALREINPHLPIILITAWTELSTAVELVKAGAADYLPKPWDDTKLLTCVNNLIELGKAKQQNETFARHQQEREASVHNANLVGLVYKSTAMEHIVNLAIQVAKSDISVLITGPNGSGKERIAQIIQANSLLTDAPFITVNAGALPSELIEAELFGAEAGAYTGITKQRIGRFEAADGGTLFLDEIGNLPLSGQMKLLRILQTGEFERLGSTQTRKVNVRVISATNEDLSHAIKTGQFREDLYYRLNVIELNLPRLADRPDDILALVAHFLPERTLSLSTEKALLAHSWPGNVRELENACKRAAVLKPTGIIELADFGLQVEKENTVKSKAEPTKQDIELAMRDYQGVIAKVARHFGLSRQALYRRLDKFKIEY, encoded by the coding sequence ATGGAAAAAATACTTATCGTTGATGACAACCCTGCTATCTTAGATGCGTTGTCATTATTGCTCGAAATTCATAATTTTGAGGTTGTTACAGCAAGCAACCCTTTTGAGGCAACTCAGGCTGTACAGTACCAGCGTATTGCACTTGTTATTCAAGACATGAACTTTACCGCCGACACAACCTCAGGCGAAGAAGGCAAAGAACTCTTTTATGCCTTACGAGAGATTAATCCTCATTTACCGATCATTTTAATCACCGCTTGGACAGAGCTTTCAACGGCCGTTGAACTCGTCAAAGCAGGTGCTGCAGATTATTTACCAAAACCATGGGACGATACAAAGCTGCTTACCTGTGTAAATAATCTGATAGAACTGGGTAAGGCAAAACAACAAAACGAAACCTTTGCCCGCCACCAGCAAGAACGTGAAGCATCTGTGCATAATGCCAATTTAGTTGGCTTAGTTTATAAAAGTACGGCCATGGAGCATATTGTCAATCTTGCTATTCAGGTTGCTAAGTCGGATATTTCAGTTTTGATCACAGGCCCTAACGGCAGTGGTAAAGAGCGGATTGCACAAATAATTCAAGCCAATTCATTATTAACGGATGCACCTTTTATCACTGTAAATGCAGGAGCCCTACCAAGCGAGCTTATTGAAGCTGAGCTATTTGGTGCAGAAGCTGGCGCCTATACCGGCATTACTAAACAACGTATTGGTCGTTTTGAAGCAGCCGACGGTGGCACCTTATTTTTAGACGAAATTGGTAACTTGCCGCTATCGGGGCAAATGAAACTATTACGCATTTTACAAACCGGCGAATTTGAACGTTTAGGTTCAACACAAACCCGTAAAGTGAATGTTAGGGTTATTTCAGCAACCAATGAAGATTTAAGCCACGCCATTAAAACAGGTCAATTTCGTGAAGACCTCTACTACCGCTTAAATGTAATTGAGTTAAATTTACCACGTTTAGCTGATCGCCCAGATGACATTTTAGCCTTGGTTGCACACTTTTTACCTGAGCGCACGCTGTCACTTAGCACTGAAAAAGCCCTTCTCGCCCATAGCTGGCCTGGTAATGTGCGTGAACTTGAAAACGCTTGTAAGCGTGCTGCGGTATTAAAACCAACGGGCATCATTGAACTTGCCGATTTTGGCTTACAAGTTGAAAAAGAAAATACCGTAAAGAGCAAAGCGGAGCCAACAAAACAAGACATTGAACTAGCGATGCGAGACTACCAAGGCGTAATTGCTAAGGTAGCACGCCATTTTGGTCTTAGCAGACAGGCTCTGTACCGTAGACTTGATAAATTTAAGATTGAATATTGA
- a CDS encoding superoxide dismutase, whose translation MAFELPSLPYAIDALEPHISKETLEFHHGKHHNTYVVKLNGLIPGTEFENKSLEEIVCSSEGGVFNNAAQIWNHTFYWNSLSPNGGGEPTGAIADAINAKWGSFEAFKDALNDKAVNNFGSSWTWLVKLADGTLDIVNTSNAATPLTDEGVTPILTVDLWEHAYYIDYRNVRPDYLKGFWALVNWDFANANFA comes from the coding sequence ATGGCATTTGAACTACCGTCACTACCATACGCAATCGATGCATTAGAGCCACATATTTCAAAGGAAACTCTAGAGTTTCACCACGGTAAACACCACAACACGTATGTTGTAAAATTAAATGGCCTGATCCCAGGCACAGAATTCGAAAATAAATCTCTAGAAGAAATCGTATGTTCTTCAGAAGGTGGTGTATTTAACAATGCTGCACAAATCTGGAACCACACTTTCTACTGGAACAGCCTATCTCCAAACGGTGGTGGTGAGCCTACTGGCGCTATCGCTGATGCTATCAACGCTAAATGGGGTTCTTTCGAAGCATTCAAAGATGCATTAAACGACAAAGCTGTAAACAACTTTGGTTCAAGCTGGACTTGGTTAGTTAAACTAGCTGACGGCACACTTGATATCGTAAACACATCAAATGCTGCAACTCCGTTAACTGATGAAGGTGTAACACCAATCCTTACTGTGGATCTGTGGGAACACGCTTATTACATCGATTACCGTAACGTTCGTCCAGATTACTTAAAAGGTTTCTGGGCATTAGTTAACTGGGACTTCGCGAACGCTAACTTCGCTTAA
- a CDS encoding sensor histidine kinase codes for MLRYKIIALCIMAAVLPLLATSYFLAIPCANIVLASLLCAFISGFLAYKLSAPLVNGMAALETGLLNFKDGELASLLAYNGKDELGNLCHLYNQTAKQLRQEKQWIYQRELMLDKVLQSSPQAVLLVNDQDFIVYSNHSARSLFEKQSALEGLTLKSLLTHSSEQLTRAVNKGIDGLFTLDRAEQESQTWHMATGRLLLNNQFHQLLVFKQLTRELSRQEVEVWKKVIRIISHELNNSLGPMSSMLHSAQLLTKEVDEPRLKRVFTTIEDRIKHLNEFVQGYGKFAKLPTPQLITINWTNLIEQLKNQWQVNVTLNDDVSTQADHTQLEQLLINLLKNAHESGSNPEDVSLTVQQETSGTHITVSDKGKGMSEAVMANALIPFYSTKATGSGLGLALCREIVEAHHGQISLHNREQGGLSVHVLLPA; via the coding sequence ATGCTCCGCTATAAAATTATTGCTTTATGCATTATGGCAGCGGTTCTACCGCTACTGGCCACTAGCTACTTTTTGGCTATACCTTGTGCAAATATAGTACTGGCTTCTTTACTTTGTGCTTTTATATCAGGCTTTCTTGCTTATAAGTTGAGTGCGCCACTGGTCAATGGCATGGCCGCCCTTGAAACTGGCTTACTGAATTTTAAAGATGGCGAACTTGCTTCATTACTTGCATATAACGGCAAGGACGAATTAGGCAATTTATGCCACCTTTATAATCAAACCGCCAAACAACTTCGCCAAGAAAAGCAATGGATTTACCAACGCGAATTAATGCTCGATAAAGTATTACAAAGCTCGCCGCAAGCGGTACTGCTCGTAAACGATCAAGACTTTATTGTATACAGCAACCACAGCGCACGCAGCCTATTTGAAAAACAATCAGCACTTGAAGGTTTAACACTTAAAAGCTTGCTTACGCACAGCTCTGAGCAACTTACACGCGCCGTCAACAAAGGTATTGATGGGTTATTCACTTTAGATAGAGCTGAGCAAGAATCACAAACTTGGCATATGGCTACCGGCCGATTATTACTAAACAACCAATTTCACCAACTACTTGTCTTTAAGCAGTTAACGAGAGAGCTCAGTCGTCAAGAGGTCGAAGTGTGGAAAAAGGTCATCCGCATTATTAGCCATGAACTTAATAACTCGCTTGGTCCTATGTCATCCATGCTACATAGTGCTCAACTACTCACTAAAGAAGTTGATGAGCCACGTTTAAAACGAGTGTTTACAACAATAGAAGATCGTATCAAGCACTTAAATGAATTTGTACAAGGTTATGGTAAATTTGCCAAACTGCCCACCCCGCAATTAATCACAATAAATTGGACTAACTTAATTGAGCAATTAAAAAATCAGTGGCAGGTCAATGTGACTCTTAATGATGATGTATCAACTCAGGCCGATCATACACAACTGGAACAACTGCTGATAAATCTGTTAAAAAATGCCCATGAGTCAGGCTCAAACCCAGAAGATGTCAGTTTAACGGTACAACAAGAAACAAGCGGCACCCACATCACAGTAAGCGATAAAGGCAAAGGCATGAGTGAAGCCGTAATGGCAAATGCACTTATTCCCTTTTACTCAACCAAAGCAACAGGCAGCGGCCTTGGTTTGGCACTTTGCAGAGAAATAGTAGAGGCACACCACGGGCAAATAAGCTTACACAACCGTGAGCAAGGTGGTTTGAGTGTGCATGTTTTGCTGCCTGCTTAA